In Candidatus Berkelbacteria bacterium, the following are encoded in one genomic region:
- a CDS encoding CHAP domain-containing protein yields the protein MIITALVVSALGSVATVRSTPEELAMKLLADYKREHAYSLSGQTPPRRPSSLEVRQVYEPSDKTWRKKLGDQAGIVVEDSASRFAVGQCTWLAYLARSDFPFDSRGGGRNDAKNWLDQASKAGWPVGRFVIGEPIPLPQRGAILVHKAWPGNPSGHVSIVSEIISERCLVVWDCNFSSDLDGKVRERVIELDDYVAGYIYRDDATWRNMSSKWLLSPVGEKGFGTLESSDASDGPYWSSVVRLSPDVSDYGQIFLEIYPDLERKLDLDVYVWPERFTIRLPKSAANVAVAEVGPVPVSKLPDRYVVVLVRPNRITSSDKPIKRLLAYVKYSTLQR from the coding sequence ATGATAATCACTGCCCTGGTGGTCTCGGCGCTCGGTAGCGTCGCCACTGTCCGGTCAACGCCGGAGGAGCTCGCCATGAAGTTGCTCGCCGATTACAAACGCGAGCACGCCTACTCACTTAGCGGCCAAACGCCGCCACGACGTCCCAGCTCGCTAGAAGTTCGTCAAGTTTACGAGCCTAGCGACAAAACCTGGCGGAAGAAACTAGGTGATCAAGCTGGCATCGTCGTTGAAGACTCTGCCAGCCGATTCGCCGTTGGCCAGTGCACCTGGCTTGCCTACCTGGCACGTTCCGACTTTCCGTTCGACTCGCGCGGTGGCGGTCGCAACGACGCCAAGAACTGGCTGGATCAAGCCTCCAAGGCCGGCTGGCCAGTCGGAAGGTTTGTCATCGGGGAACCGATACCGCTGCCGCAACGAGGAGCAATTCTCGTCCATAAGGCATGGCCGGGCAACCCGTCTGGCCACGTCTCGATCGTCAGCGAGATCATCTCGGAACGATGTTTGGTCGTTTGGGACTGCAACTTCTCGAGCGACCTTGATGGCAAGGTTCGTGAGCGGGTTATAGAGTTGGACGACTACGTCGCCGGCTACATCTACCGTGACGACGCGACCTGGAGGAATATGTCTAGCAAATGGCTACTGTCTCCTGTCGGAGAGAAAGGCTTCGGTACGCTGGAGTCTTCCGACGCGAGCGACGGGCCATACTGGTCGAGCGTTGTTCGCCTTAGTCCCGACGTGAGTGACTACGGTCAGATCTTCCTTGAGATCTACCCTGATCTTGAGCGGAAGCTAGACCTTGACGTTTACGTCTGGCCCGAACGGTTCACCATCAGGCTGCCGAAATCTGCTGCGAATGTGGCGGTTGCGGAGGTCGGACCAGTGCCCGTCTCTAAGCTCCCTGATCGGTACGTCGTGGTGCTGGTGCGACCAAATCGCATCACGAGCAGCGATAAGCCGATCAAGCGGTTGCTGGCCTACGTCAAGTACAGTACCTTGCAACGGTAA
- a CDS encoding stress-induced protein — MARLKSKRGFASMDASTQRRIASAGGRAAHASGNAHQWTPKEASKAGKKGGRARKAQRRAYRP, encoded by the coding sequence ATGGCTCGACTAAAAAGCAAACGGGGCTTTGCCTCGATGGATGCGAGTACGCAACGACGCATCGCTAGCGCTGGGGGTAGAGCGGCCCACGCGAGTGGTAATGCCCACCAATGGACCCCGAAAGAGGCTAGCAAGGCGGGTAAGAAAGGTGGCCGGGCTCGCAAGGCGCAACGACGCGCCTACCGACCGTAG
- a CDS encoding RNA-binding protein, producing the protein MAKRLFVGNLSWDTTDESLRTAFAALGTVESATVITDKMSGRSKGFGFVEMASDEEATKAIETLNGKEIDGRPVTVNEARPMTERSDRSDRGPRQSNEEAA; encoded by the coding sequence ATGGCAAAACGTTTATTTGTCGGTAATCTCTCTTGGGATACAACCGACGAAAGTTTGCGCACAGCCTTTGCTGCACTTGGAACAGTCGAATCCGCCACAGTTATAACGGATAAGATGTCAGGTCGCTCCAAAGGTTTCGGCTTTGTTGAAATGGCCTCCGACGAAGAAGCTACTAAGGCGATTGAAACCCTTAATGGCAAAGAAATCGACGGCCGACCGGTAACGGTCAACGAAGCTCGTCCGATGACAGAACGCTCAGATCGATCAGATCGCGGCCCACGTCAATCGAACGAAGAAGCAGCGTAA
- a CDS encoding ribonuclease G yields the protein MESTGGSGDVPEEIKGWNWGAFFLNWIWSIFNKVWIGLLALVLPFIPVVGGIGVLVMAIVLGLKGSEWAWKSRKFESVEQFKKVQKAWAIWGLVIFVIGIVIMVSTWSIVAGMLFGSGASLDY from the coding sequence GTGGAGAGTACGGGTGGTTCGGGAGATGTCCCAGAGGAGATCAAAGGCTGGAACTGGGGAGCGTTCTTCTTGAACTGGATATGGAGTATTTTTAACAAGGTTTGGATCGGCCTACTAGCGCTGGTGCTGCCTTTTATTCCAGTCGTTGGTGGTATCGGAGTATTAGTAATGGCGATCGTTCTTGGTCTAAAAGGTAGTGAGTGGGCCTGGAAGAGCCGCAAGTTCGAATCTGTTGAACAATTCAAGAAGGTACAGAAGGCTTGGGCGATTTGGGGCCTCGTCATCTTCGTAATCGGAATTGTCATCATGGTATCTACCTGGAGCATCGTTGCTGGCATGCTGTTTGGTAGCGGCGCGAGCTTAGATTACTAG
- a CDS encoding glutamate--tRNA ligase, translated as MVDNNAVRVRIAPSPTGKLHIGTARTALFNYLFAKKYEGKFIVRMEDTDTARSTADFERDILDGFLWLGMPWDEGPEVGGAFGPYRQQERLGLYQVFINQLLQEKKAYKCYCSPEELEVERKKQQEGGSAPKYSGKCRKLTEEQISANDAANQSFVVRFAVPDGKVEFDDLIKGHVEFEGSLFGDFVIVKSDGMPLFVLSNVIDDHLMEITHVLRGEDHLSNTGKQILLAKALNFLNPLFGHFPLILNPDRTKMSKRKNPVSITDDYQLQGYLPEALNNFIALLGWSSGTDREIYTMHELTHEFEIERVGKSPSVFDKEKLLWMNGYYIRHLSIGDLASRAERFIRDHKIKQAILENPERHLQILALVQDRLKTLDEVEGLIEFFYNDPAYDTNLLIAKKSKLENARLALDLAQAAIKGLDELTLEPTEIALRKAARENGLQDGELLWTVRVALCGRDASPGVFELLEVFGKDGSLKRIALAIKKLGAVKADN; from the coding sequence ATGGTTGATAATAACGCCGTCAGAGTTAGAATCGCCCCGTCGCCTACCGGGAAATTACATATCGGCACTGCCCGTACGGCTCTCTTTAATTATCTTTTTGCCAAGAAGTACGAGGGGAAATTTATCGTCCGCATGGAGGACACCGACACGGCTCGCTCAACGGCCGATTTTGAGCGTGACATTCTCGACGGTTTTTTGTGGCTCGGCATGCCCTGGGATGAGGGCCCAGAAGTCGGTGGTGCATTTGGCCCTTACCGCCAACAAGAGCGCCTAGGTCTCTACCAGGTTTTCATTAACCAGTTGCTGCAAGAGAAAAAAGCCTATAAGTGCTACTGCTCGCCCGAAGAGTTAGAAGTAGAGCGCAAGAAACAGCAGGAAGGAGGCTCGGCGCCGAAGTACTCTGGTAAGTGCCGTAAGCTTACCGAGGAACAAATTAGCGCCAACGACGCTGCTAATCAGTCCTTCGTTGTTCGTTTCGCGGTACCTGATGGCAAGGTCGAGTTTGACGATCTCATCAAGGGGCACGTTGAATTTGAGGGCTCGTTGTTCGGTGATTTTGTCATCGTTAAGTCGGACGGCATGCCACTGTTTGTGCTCTCTAATGTTATCGATGATCACTTGATGGAAATTACCCACGTTCTGCGCGGCGAAGACCACCTCTCAAACACCGGGAAACAGATTCTTCTAGCCAAGGCGCTCAACTTTTTGAATCCACTATTCGGGCATTTCCCGCTGATTTTGAATCCGGATAGAACCAAAATGAGCAAACGAAAAAACCCGGTCTCGATTACCGACGATTACCAACTCCAGGGCTACTTACCGGAGGCGCTGAATAATTTCATCGCCCTTCTTGGTTGGTCATCAGGAACTGATAGAGAAATTTACACCATGCACGAACTAACGCATGAGTTCGAAATTGAGAGAGTTGGCAAAAGCCCGTCAGTCTTCGACAAGGAGAAGCTACTCTGGATGAACGGCTATTATATCCGCCACCTGTCAATTGGCGATCTCGCTAGCCGTGCCGAACGATTTATCCGCGATCATAAAATCAAGCAGGCTATCCTGGAGAATCCGGAGCGGCATCTGCAGATTTTGGCTCTGGTGCAGGACCGTTTGAAAACGCTAGACGAAGTCGAGGGGCTGATTGAATTCTTCTATAACGACCCGGCATACGACACGAACCTTTTGATTGCCAAGAAGTCTAAACTAGAAAACGCACGCTTAGCCCTCGACCTCGCCCAGGCCGCTATAAAGGGTTTGGATGAGCTGACTTTAGAGCCGACGGAGATTGCTCTGCGAAAGGCGGCCCGTGAAAACGGCCTACAGGATGGTGAGTTATTGTGGACGGTCCGTGTGGCGCTCTGTGGCCGCGACGCCTCACCGGGAGTATTCGAGCTCTTAGAAGTCTTTGGCAAGGACGGGTCGTTGAAACGCATCGCTTTAGCGATTAAGAAACTTGGCGCCGTTAAGGCTGACAATTAA
- a CDS encoding YraN family protein: MTKVRKSLGRVGETLAAKLLQKKGHQILALNLRSKLGEIDILSKEGRTIVVTEVKTKTSDFFGAAIEMITPVKQRKLVLLTHHLQAQYKTNNVRIDVVAVDNAGSEPRLTHHKGVIEYHG; encoded by the coding sequence ATGACGAAAGTTCGCAAGAGTCTGGGACGGGTGGGGGAGACGCTGGCAGCGAAGTTGTTGCAGAAGAAGGGCCATCAGATCCTAGCCCTGAATCTGAGAAGTAAGCTCGGCGAAATCGATATTCTCTCAAAAGAAGGCAGAACGATCGTCGTGACGGAGGTCAAAACTAAAACTAGCGATTTCTTTGGTGCCGCTATCGAAATGATCACCCCTGTTAAGCAACGTAAATTAGTCTTGCTAACGCACCATCTGCAGGCTCAGTATAAAACGAACAATGTCCGCATCGATGTCGTTGCCGTCGATAACGCTGGCAGCGAACCTAGGCTGACCCATCATAAGGGCGTGATTGAGTACCATGGCTAG
- the rplS gene encoding 50S ribosomal protein L19, with product MDTQGIIKKVESASLKKSIPDVRSGETVRVHYKIREGNKERIQIFEGLVISTSKGGNLQGSFTVRKVVSGVGVERSFPIHSPHIAKIERLKSGKVRRAKLYFVRRHAASPKRFRLKDRGVAGTIWEEVAKEQEAIAQEEENIESTEVAPEEVALEPETTDNASDDESSQESGTGGGDAGSEVVAEEGPSDPSPESEK from the coding sequence ATGGACACTCAGGGAATCATCAAAAAAGTTGAATCTGCCTCTCTCAAAAAGAGTATTCCCGATGTCCGATCTGGTGAAACCGTACGTGTTCACTACAAGATTCGTGAAGGCAATAAAGAACGCATACAGATTTTCGAGGGTCTAGTGATATCCACCAGCAAAGGCGGTAATTTACAGGGAAGCTTTACGGTTCGTAAGGTTGTAAGTGGCGTTGGCGTCGAGCGTTCTTTTCCGATCCACTCGCCGCACATTGCCAAGATCGAGCGTCTAAAATCCGGCAAGGTTCGACGCGCCAAACTCTACTTCGTCCGACGCCACGCCGCCTCGCCTAAACGTTTTCGTCTAAAAGACCGAGGCGTAGCCGGCACGATTTGGGAGGAAGTTGCCAAGGAACAGGAAGCCATTGCCCAAGAAGAAGAGAATATTGAGTCGACCGAAGTTGCTCCGGAGGAAGTTGCCTTAGAGCCTGAAACAACCGACAATGCTTCTGATGACGAAAGTTCGCAAGAGTCTGGGACGGGTGGGGGAGACGCTGGCAGCGAAGTTGTTGCAGAAGAAGGGCCATCAGATCCTAGCCCTGAATCTGAGAAGTAA
- the rpmA gene encoding 50S ribosomal protein L27 translates to MASTKAKGSSKNGRDSQSKRLGVKIYGGSVVKKGQIIVRQRGSRFYAGTGVKISNDDTIFALQDGVVRFSSRKVGSHTGRIGTKTFVNVA, encoded by the coding sequence ATGGCATCAACAAAAGCCAAAGGATCGTCAAAAAACGGCCGCGATTCACAGTCGAAACGCCTCGGAGTCAAGATTTACGGGGGCTCAGTTGTGAAGAAGGGTCAAATTATCGTCCGCCAGCGCGGGTCGCGTTTTTACGCTGGAACCGGTGTCAAGATCTCTAACGACGATACGATCTTTGCTCTCCAGGACGGCGTGGTGCGTTTCAGCTCGCGTAAAGTCGGCAGTCACACTGGCCGCATTGGTACCAAGACTTTTGTTAACGTCGCTTAA
- a CDS encoding DNA polymerase III subunit alpha: MAKPNFVHLHVHSHYSLLDGLGKIDQLVGKAKALGMPALALTDHGVMHGTIEFYLECKKAGIKPIIGQEAYVAPRKRTDKSTGQDNRPYHLVLLAKNLTGYKNLIKLTSLGHLEGYYYRPRLDREILSRYSEGLIATSACLASETSRIILGRDQGDVEETIRTYQEIFGKENYYLELQDHPGIAEQQVVNQRIKELAKKTGLGLIATNDTHYVNPEDHNTHDILVCIQTGRLVSDRDRMLYTGDFSLKTAEEISEAFPDVPEALENTLKIADMVNLDIPLDQNLLPQFPLPPGETEASLLKKWCEEGLRKRYSEITLEIRERLNYELETVNKMGFPGYFLIVADFMRMARSKGILVGPGRGSAAGSLIAYATGITNVDPLYYGLLFERFLDPSRVSMPDIDMDFEDKRRGEVIDYVRDKYGDDRVAGIITFGTIMARAAVRDVGRVLGVPYNQVDAIAKVVPAPIQGRHIPLAKSVKDSPELKEVYDKDPEAKQLLDQAMKLEGTIRHASQHACAIVISKEPLDQYVAVQAAQGGDIHQVTQYSMGPIEKIGLLKMDFLGLANLSIMKQAIEIIEAVHATKVDIDNLPLDDTKTFALLGRGETTGVFQLESAGMKRYIKELKPNLFNDIVAMVALYRPGPIQWIQTFINRKHAIENIEYMHPLTENALKETYGIPVYQEQVMRMSRDMCGFTGSEADTLRKAIGKKIPKLMKEMKEKFISGAVNNGVGKSKAEEIWDQLEDFAAYAFPKAHAVCYAMIAFQTAYLKAHYPDCFMAALMTSDLGDIDRISIEIAECERMGITVLPPDVNESFADFGVVKHSKVDGDKKSIRFGLGAIKNLGVAVAKQIVTERKTNGAFETLEDFLSRCCAFLNKKVLESLVKSGALDRFGSRASLFAGVEFMVKAAAGSAKNNGNGQALLFEATDPDALKLPKIDLPNVPDDKRQNLTWEKELLGLYLSDHPLKEFSELLAQAATPCAEIVLGQAGTVVRIGGVIHEVKKITTKSNQMMGFARIEDLTGTLEAVVFPTIFAEQKEMWQNDQMVLVEGKLSDKDGEAKVLVDKVWALDKVNAEDLEPIVQRSSNSSPYLRNRTPQERPTSDTGAHAFVVDLPKEATKETMEKLKNILLAHPGETAVELRVINHGELRNMRAKLTVKDSPALRQAVSELITPVR, encoded by the coding sequence ATGGCTAAACCGAATTTCGTCCATCTCCACGTCCACTCTCACTACTCCCTCTTGGATGGATTGGGCAAAATCGACCAACTTGTCGGCAAAGCTAAAGCCCTGGGTATGCCGGCGCTTGCGCTGACTGACCACGGCGTAATGCACGGCACCATAGAGTTTTACCTCGAGTGTAAAAAGGCTGGGATCAAGCCGATAATCGGTCAGGAGGCGTACGTCGCTCCACGCAAGCGCACCGACAAGTCGACCGGTCAAGACAATCGGCCCTACCATCTAGTGCTCCTAGCTAAGAACCTGACCGGCTACAAGAACCTCATTAAACTTACGTCGCTTGGGCACTTAGAAGGGTACTACTACCGACCTAGGCTTGACCGAGAGATCCTCAGTAGGTACTCCGAGGGGCTAATTGCTACCTCCGCGTGCTTGGCAAGCGAGACTTCCCGCATCATTCTTGGCCGCGATCAAGGAGACGTTGAGGAAACCATCCGAACGTATCAAGAAATATTCGGTAAAGAGAACTATTATCTCGAGTTGCAGGATCACCCCGGCATCGCTGAGCAGCAAGTGGTGAATCAGCGCATCAAAGAACTCGCCAAGAAAACCGGCCTCGGGCTAATCGCCACGAACGACACCCACTACGTTAACCCCGAGGATCATAATACTCACGATATCTTGGTCTGTATTCAAACCGGCCGTTTGGTCAGCGACAGGGACAGAATGCTTTATACCGGCGACTTCTCGCTAAAAACCGCCGAGGAAATCTCCGAGGCCTTTCCTGACGTTCCCGAAGCCCTGGAGAACACTCTCAAGATCGCCGACATGGTCAATTTGGATATTCCACTCGATCAAAACCTACTCCCGCAGTTTCCTTTGCCCCCGGGGGAAACCGAGGCCAGCTTGCTTAAAAAATGGTGCGAAGAAGGCTTACGCAAACGTTACTCCGAGATAACTTTAGAAATTCGTGAGCGGCTTAATTACGAGCTAGAGACCGTTAATAAGATGGGTTTCCCAGGGTATTTCTTGATTGTTGCCGACTTTATGCGCATGGCCCGTTCCAAAGGGATCTTGGTCGGGCCGGGTCGCGGCTCAGCTGCCGGGTCGCTGATCGCCTACGCTACCGGTATCACCAACGTCGACCCGCTTTACTACGGCCTGCTCTTTGAACGGTTCCTCGACCCTTCGAGAGTGTCGATGCCAGATATCGACATGGACTTTGAGGATAAACGTCGAGGCGAGGTCATTGATTACGTCAGAGACAAGTACGGCGACGATCGAGTCGCTGGCATTATCACTTTCGGGACAATTATGGCCCGGGCGGCAGTGCGGGATGTCGGAAGGGTGCTGGGCGTCCCGTATAACCAGGTTGATGCGATCGCTAAGGTCGTCCCAGCGCCGATCCAGGGCCGGCATATTCCTCTGGCCAAATCTGTTAAAGACTCGCCCGAGCTCAAAGAAGTCTACGACAAAGACCCTGAAGCCAAGCAGCTGTTAGACCAGGCGATGAAACTTGAAGGAACGATTAGGCACGCCTCGCAACACGCTTGTGCTATCGTGATTTCCAAAGAACCGCTCGACCAATATGTCGCTGTCCAGGCCGCGCAAGGGGGCGACATTCACCAAGTTACGCAGTATTCGATGGGGCCAATTGAGAAGATCGGCCTGCTGAAAATGGACTTTCTGGGACTTGCCAACCTGTCGATCATGAAACAGGCGATTGAGATTATTGAAGCGGTGCATGCAACAAAAGTCGACATAGATAACTTGCCGCTCGATGACACCAAAACTTTTGCCCTGCTTGGACGCGGCGAGACGACGGGCGTCTTTCAACTTGAGTCAGCCGGCATGAAGCGTTATATCAAAGAACTTAAGCCGAACCTCTTCAATGACATTGTGGCTATGGTCGCCCTTTATCGTCCCGGGCCAATCCAGTGGATCCAGACTTTTATTAATCGCAAACACGCCATCGAAAATATTGAGTACATGCACCCGCTGACCGAAAACGCTTTGAAAGAAACCTACGGTATCCCGGTCTATCAAGAGCAGGTTATGCGTATGAGTCGCGACATGTGCGGTTTCACGGGCAGCGAAGCGGATACGTTGCGTAAAGCGATCGGTAAAAAGATTCCAAAACTCATGAAGGAGATGAAAGAAAAATTCATCTCGGGCGCGGTTAATAATGGCGTTGGCAAGTCAAAAGCCGAGGAGATATGGGATCAGCTTGAAGACTTTGCCGCCTACGCTTTCCCAAAGGCCCACGCTGTTTGTTACGCGATGATCGCTTTTCAAACTGCCTACTTGAAAGCCCACTACCCAGACTGCTTCATGGCGGCACTGATGACGAGTGACTTGGGCGACATTGACCGAATATCGATCGAGATAGCTGAGTGCGAACGGATGGGTATTACGGTGTTGCCGCCGGACGTTAACGAGTCATTCGCCGATTTTGGTGTCGTGAAACACTCGAAGGTCGACGGAGATAAAAAGTCAATTCGCTTCGGCTTGGGCGCTATTAAAAATCTTGGTGTCGCCGTCGCTAAACAAATTGTCACTGAGCGCAAAACCAACGGCGCGTTCGAAACGTTAGAAGACTTTTTATCGCGCTGCTGCGCTTTCTTGAACAAAAAAGTCCTGGAGAGTCTTGTGAAGTCCGGCGCACTCGATCGTTTCGGCAGCCGAGCCTCACTCTTTGCCGGCGTTGAGTTTATGGTCAAAGCCGCCGCTGGCTCGGCTAAAAACAACGGCAACGGTCAAGCGCTGCTGTTTGAAGCTACGGACCCGGACGCCCTCAAGCTCCCCAAAATCGACCTGCCAAACGTCCCGGACGATAAGCGGCAGAATTTAACCTGGGAGAAAGAGCTCCTAGGACTGTATCTCTCTGACCACCCGCTAAAAGAATTCAGCGAGCTACTCGCCCAGGCGGCAACGCCGTGCGCCGAGATCGTGTTGGGTCAAGCCGGCACCGTTGTGCGGATCGGCGGCGTCATTCACGAGGTGAAAAAAATCACCACCAAGTCAAACCAAATGATGGGGTTTGCTAGAATTGAAGACCTGACAGGGACGCTTGAGGCAGTGGTTTTCCCAACGATTTTTGCCGAGCAAAAAGAGATGTGGCAGAACGACCAGATGGTGCTTGTTGAAGGCAAGCTAAGCGACAAGGACGGGGAGGCTAAGGTACTGGTCGATAAAGTTTGGGCTCTCGACAAAGTTAACGCCGAGGACTTGGAACCGATAGTCCAGCGCTCGAGCAATTCCTCGCCGTACTTGCGCAACCGCACCCCCCAAGAGCGCCCCACTTCAGATACCGGGGCACACGCCTTTGTTGTCGATCTGCCAAAGGAGGCCACCAAGGAAACGATGGAGAAGCTAAAAAACATTCTGCTCGCCCACCCGGGAGAAACTGCCGTAGAGCTGCGCGTCATCAATCACGGCGAGCTCAGAAATATGCGCGCCAAACTCACCGTCAAAGACTCTCCGGCCCTGCGCCAAGCCGTCAGTGAGCTAATTACGCCCGTCCGCTGA
- a CDS encoding PH domain-containing protein → MKSQETETFTFKGQRSGEEVLVLVNQHTWVLLPIAITWLVLLTVGALSLWYFGASKITSIVIAAVVIFGVLYSVYQWYIWNFSNYILTNQRVIKIDQISMFSRLISEAEIGRIQEISTEIAGPIHTLLNFGTVRIQTASNAGRMDLEDVPDPYSMQQEIVRIQRQVPTQSEGV, encoded by the coding sequence ATGAAAAGCCAAGAAACTGAAACGTTCACATTCAAAGGACAGCGTTCTGGGGAAGAGGTTTTAGTCCTTGTTAACCAACATACCTGGGTGCTACTGCCGATTGCGATTACGTGGCTTGTGCTTTTGACCGTCGGCGCTCTGTCGTTATGGTACTTCGGCGCCTCGAAAATTACTTCGATTGTGATTGCGGCAGTCGTAATCTTTGGCGTGCTTTACTCGGTCTATCAGTGGTACATTTGGAACTTCAGCAACTATATTCTTACCAATCAGCGTGTCATTAAGATTGACCAGATTAGCATGTTTAGCCGCCTGATTTCGGAAGCTGAAATAGGCCGGATTCAAGAAATCTCGACTGAGATTGCCGGTCCGATCCATACACTGCTTAACTTCGGTACCGTGCGTATCCAAACTGCCTCAAACGCAGGACGGATGGATCTGGAAGACGTGCCGGATCCGTACAGCATGCAGCAGGAAATTGTCCGCATTCAGCGGCAGGTCCCGACTCAGAGCGAAGGCGTGTAG
- a CDS encoding undecaprenyl/decaprenyl-phosphate alpha-N-acetylglucosaminyl 1-phosphate transferase: MTTYYLASLSAFGLSLVLTAVFSRWATRRRIFIAPIRERDVHTRPIPRIGGAAIVASFLLVVAAVQLLWPELLSLSNEKIIGIDRNLLGLLLGVVILGVVNLADDFKDLPWGVKLAFQIAAALLVAAFGIKIQWFTNPFGTPFFLGSLDWLFVVIWLVGLSNIINWLDGINGLAGGVSAIALATLFFLSVSPEVAQSENALIAAIGFGAVMGFLPFNIVRAKVFLGDTGSVFLGFLIGVIAIVSGGKIATAFLALAIPFLDGIVVIITRLIHHQSPFAADKRHLHHRLLALGFKPWQIVGLFYLISLLFGLFALNSQAVGKFYLGLLALLVMGALVMIYSISDKLSTIKKDEKPRN; encoded by the coding sequence ATGACCACTTATTACTTGGCCTCGCTCTCTGCGTTCGGGCTGAGTTTGGTGCTGACGGCGGTCTTCTCGCGCTGGGCGACCCGCCGCCGAATTTTTATCGCTCCGATTCGAGAAAGAGACGTTCACACTAGACCGATACCGCGCATTGGTGGCGCCGCGATCGTAGCTAGCTTTTTACTTGTTGTGGCGGCGGTGCAGCTGCTCTGGCCAGAGCTGTTAAGTCTCAGTAATGAAAAAATCATCGGTATTGACCGTAACTTGCTCGGATTGTTACTGGGCGTGGTGATCCTTGGCGTAGTTAACCTGGCCGATGACTTTAAAGACCTGCCGTGGGGCGTCAAGTTGGCGTTTCAAATTGCAGCAGCCCTACTGGTTGCCGCGTTCGGCATTAAAATTCAGTGGTTCACCAACCCTTTTGGCACTCCGTTCTTCCTTGGCTCACTTGACTGGTTGTTCGTAGTGATTTGGCTTGTTGGACTATCGAACATCATCAACTGGCTTGATGGTATTAACGGCCTAGCCGGCGGCGTCTCTGCTATCGCGTTGGCGACTCTCTTCTTTCTCTCGGTTTCTCCCGAAGTCGCTCAGTCAGAGAATGCATTGATTGCGGCGATCGGGTTCGGAGCAGTCATGGGCTTTTTACCATTCAATATTGTACGAGCGAAAGTTTTCTTAGGCGACACAGGATCAGTCTTCTTGGGCTTTCTGATCGGGGTAATAGCTATAGTCTCAGGTGGTAAAATCGCCACAGCGTTCCTAGCGCTCGCTATCCCTTTTCTAGATGGCATCGTGGTGATAATAACCCGACTCATCCATCATCAGTCACCCTTCGCTGCTGATAAACGGCATCTACACCACCGCCTGCTCGCCCTGGGCTTTAAGCCATGGCAAATAGTCGGCCTCTTCTACCTGATAAGCTTACTGTTTGGCCTCTTTGCCTTGAACAGCCAGGCTGTCGGCAAGTTCTACTTAGGGTTGTTAGCCCTCCTGGTAATGGGGGCGCTCGTTATGATTTACTCAATTTCCGACAAGTTAAGTACAATTAAGAAAGATGAAAAGCCAAGAAACTGA
- a CDS encoding nucleoside-diphosphate kinase — translation MHIEQTLVLLKPDTIERGLIGRIISRFEDRGLRVAGLKLLIATPELARAHYGDFVERYTPKLGKEKSESIIKEMTGFLTSGPIIAMAIEGVEAVKVVRKIVGATYPDEAPAGTIRGDFAHVSQAYANNIGITVKNLVHASGSLEEAKVELGNWFKPEEIWDYKTVHHKHTIV, via the coding sequence ATGCATATCGAGCAAACACTGGTACTGCTAAAGCCAGACACCATCGAACGCGGTTTAATCGGCCGTATTATTAGTCGTTTTGAAGATCGCGGTCTTCGCGTCGCTGGATTAAAACTTTTGATTGCGACGCCTGAATTAGCACGGGCACACTACGGAGATTTTGTGGAGCGCTATACGCCTAAACTCGGCAAAGAAAAGTCGGAAAGTATTATTAAAGAGATGACCGGATTTCTAACTTCCGGGCCGATTATTGCCATGGCTATTGAGGGAGTGGAGGCAGTCAAAGTAGTTCGCAAGATTGTTGGGGCGACTTATCCTGACGAAGCACCAGCTGGAACAATCCGCGGCGACTTCGCCCACGTCTCACAAGCCTACGCTAACAACATCGGTATAACAGTTAAGAACTTAGTTCACGCCTCCGGATCCCTGGAAGAAGCCAAGGTTGAACTGGGCAATTGGTTCAAGCCAGAAGAGATTTGGGATTACAAAACCGTCCATCATAAGCATACGATAGTTTAG